In Colletotrichum destructivum chromosome 8, complete sequence, the following proteins share a genomic window:
- a CDS encoding Putative pectin lyase/virulence factor, right handed beta helix domain, PL-6 family, whose product MPCLFGHPLVSPVTLFWFTSFFFFKRKPTLTLFLLSKYITLFTMLLLSTLISCLPLALAAEIYVAPTGSPTPDGTRSKPFGDIQVAVNMSRPGDVILLRGGTYDLLKNINITVNGTAQAPITLRAVNDEEVIIDGEGLPDTPAPLGASVTSRNRGVLHVSRAQYWNFARLTFTHGAYGVYVRDSSNLRFNQIVTRDNYESGFHMQGELSNNVISYLDSYGNRDPRNNGENADGLAIKEGKGEGNIVVGSRFWDNSDDGVDFWEFHSKLTIKDSIAWGNGFNRWDIPDFTGNGNGFKLGGGSAGDILPAARDVINCIAFGNKANGFTDNSQTGAFAIEDNTSWMNGRVGFRSVNATGVLKRNVAAVNNPTALANATFGGQVTLRDAQTSVGNSWDVVAGGALLTNANFKSVDIGLVTGPRGKNGKITPSDFLVLVDGAKRGATTNWK is encoded by the exons ATGCCATGTCTTTTTGGGCATCCGTTGGTATCACCAGTCACTCTTTTCTGGTTTACgagtttcttttttttcaAAAGAAAACCAACTCTTACactctttcttctttcaaAGTACATAACGTTATTCACTATGTTGCTGCTCTCGACACTCATCTCTTGCCTTCCCCTGGCCCTGGCGGCCGAGATCTACGTCGCCCCCACGGGCAGCCCGACGCCGGACGGCACGCGATCCAAGCCGTTTGGCGACATCCAGGTGGCCGTCAACATGTCCCGTCCCGGCGACGTCATCCTCCTGCGCGGCGGGACGTACGACCTCCTGAagaacatcaacatcacggTCAACGGCACGGCGCAGGCGCCCATCACCCTGCGCGCCGTCAatgacgaggaggtcatcatcgacggcgagggcctcccCGACACCCCGGCCCCGCTCGGCGCCTCGGTGACGAGCAGGAACCGCGGCGTGCTCCACGTCTCGCGGGCCCAGTACTGGAACTTTGCGCGGCTCACCTTCACCCACGGCGCGTACGGGGTGTACGTCCGGGACTCGAGCAACCTGCGCTTCAACCAGATCGTCACGCGCGACAACTACGAGAGCGGCTTCCACATGCAGGGCGAGCTCTCCAACAACGTCATCTCGTACCTCGACTCGTACGGCAACCGTGACCCCAGGAACAACGGCGAgaacgccgacggcctcgcgatcaaggagggcaagggcgAGGGCAACATCGTCGTCGGTAGCCGGTTCTGGGACAACTCTGACGACGGTGTGGACTTCTG GGAATTCCACTCCAAGCTGACCATCAAGGACAGCATTGCTTGGGGTAACGGCTTCAACCGCTGG GACATCCCCGACTTCAcgggcaacggcaacgggttcaagctcggcggcggcagcgcgggcGACATCCTCCCCGCGGCGCGCGACGTGATCAACTGCATCGCGTTCGGCAACAAGGCCAACGGGTTCACGGACAACTCGCAGACGGGGGCGTTCGCCATAGAGGACAACACGTCGTGGATGAACGGGCGCGTCGGGTTCCGCAGCGTCAACGCGACGGGCGTGCTCAAGcgcaacgtcgccgccgtcaacaacccgacggcgctggccaaCGCCACGTTCGGCGGCCAGGTGACGCTGCGGGACGCGCAGACGTCGGTCGGCAACTCGtgggacgtcgtcgccgggggCGCGCTGCTCACCAACGCCAACTTCAAGagcgtcgacatcggcctcgtcacgGGGCCCCGCGGCAAGAACGGGAAGATCACGCCCAGTGACTTTTTGGTTCTCGTCGATGGTGCCAAGCGGGGTGCGACCACGAACTGGAAGTAA
- a CDS encoding Putative NmrA-like domain, NAD(P)-binding domain superfamily: MKSIGIFPGSGALGGCTYDYLLKLLPADQIILINRHPEKVPQEHIKNGVRARKASYESSPSDLQAVFSGIEVLFLISYPSHVHDYRKKVQLPAIDAARRAGVKHIFYSSLAFAGDLEDSSVAEVMQAHLDSERYLAEAAASDPSFTYTSVREGLYSESYPIYTAFFDITAPAPHTTTTTTKTDEILIPHDGSGPGVAWVKRAELAEATAKLISQYSWDPDQFPHVNDKVLLTGPRVWSLAETVEVLGRAAGRDVRIRRVDVDEYVKLPQVLARFGSREKARTWATAWEAIAKGETAVVTDTLREVIGRHPEEFDVTIKRLGQARDA, from the exons ATGAAGTCGATCGGCATCTTCCCCGGCTCCGGTGCCCTCGGCGGCTGCACATACGACTACCTCTTGAAACTTCTCCCCGCCGACCAAATCATCCTGATCAACCGGCACCCGGAGAAGGTGCCGCAAGAGCACATCAAGAACGGCGTTCGCGCGCGCAAGGCCTCGTACGAGTCCAGCCCGTCGGACCTCcaggccgtcttctcggGGATCGAGGTGCTCTTCTTGATCTCGTATCCCAGCCATGTGCACGACTACCGGAAAAAG GTGCAACTCCCAGCAATCGACGCGGCGCGACGGGCGGGCGTGAAGCACATCTTCTACAGCTCgctcgccttcgccggcgaCCTTGAAGACTCGTCCGTGGCGGAGGTGATGCAGGCCCACCTCGACTCGGAGCGgtacctcgccgaggccgccgcgtcgGACCCGAGCTTCACCTACACATCCGTGCGCGAGGGCCTCTACTCGGAGTCGTATCCGATCTACACGGCTTTCTTCGACATcaccgcgccggcgccgcatacgacgacgacgacgacgaagacggacGAGATCCTCATCCCGCACGACGGGTCCGGGCCGGGCGTCGCGTGGGTCAAGcgcgccgagctggccgaggcgacggcgaagctCATCTCGCAGTACTCGTGGGACCCGGACCAGTTCCCCCACGTCAACGACAAGGTCCTCCTCACGGGGCCCCGCGTCTGGTCGCTCGCGGAGACGGTCGAGGTGCTGGGCAGGGCCGCGGGGCGGGACGTCCGCATCCGCAGGGTGGACGTTGACGAGTACGTCAAGCTGCCGCAGGTGCTCGCGCGCTTCGGGTCGCGCGAGAAGGCGAGGACGTGGGCGACGGCCTgggaggccatcgccaagggGGAGACGGCCGTCGTGACGGACACGCTCAGGGAGGTCATCGGGCGGCATCCGGAGGAGTTTGACGTGACCATTAAGCGGCTGGGCCAGGCGAGAGACGCGTGA
- a CDS encoding Putative carbohydrate-binding, CenC, Galactose-binding-like domain superfamily — protein sequence MVHQKSIIRALPFLIGSVAASPLELFERATCNRDNLFRCFIDQRYSTQASAYCAGLTPFTTTVATTTATETSTVWTDVVVSTRTDTVTSTTTVFTATVPSTTATVTGFYGSGPQKMKRAEAAAPPKCLTNGVTYPASRITSACSCIDVPAQTVSVTYTAGTATVTDTLTSLLTASATATVWETVSTVTTAGVATVTVPPAALSNLDFEQGNLNGWTYYDNNDAGWDGDVVSVAGANGQPTRAFRVINRQYLGFADLRTTNQYFRLKAGSRYRVSMSGKTTSTASNTLPNVSLNVNTRSNFGINANWYPLQNGVGLGNGWYRFSGEFTVPAQYEGDFVVAIGFTRSQNYVEHFVDNIAIEQI from the exons ATGGTCCATCAAAAGTCCATCATCAGGGCTTTGCCCTTCCTCATCGGCAGCGTGGCTGCTTCACCTCTCGAGCTTTTCGAACGCGCCACATGCAACCGCGACAACCTCTTCCGTTGTTTCATCGACCAGCGCTATTCCACCCAGGCCAGCGCGTACTGCGCGGGTCTCACGCCCTTCACGACCACTGTCGCGACCACTACGGCCACAGA GACCTCCACCGTCTGGACGGATGTGGTCGTCAGCACCCGTACGGATACCGTCACCTCTACCACCACGGTCTTCACCGCCACAGTACCGTCGACGACTGCCACAGTCACCGGGTTCTATGGATCGGGTCCCCAGAAGATGAAGcgtgccgaagccgccgctcCTCCCAAGTGCTTGACCAACGGCGTAACGTACCCGGCTTCTCGCATCACGTCCGCCTGCTCTTGCATCGACGTCCCCGCCCAGACTGTCAGCGTCACATACACAGCTGGCACGGCCACTGTTACGGAT ACGCTCACTTCCCTTCTCACGGCCTCCGCCACCGCAACCGTCTGGGAGACGGTATCGaccgtcaccaccgccggTGTCGCTACCGTCACTGTGCCCCCAGCCGCTCTCTCGAACCTGGACTTCGAACAGGGCAACCTCAACGGCTGGACGTActacgacaacaacgacgccGGCTGGGATGGCGATGTCGTATCTGTGGCTggcgccaacggccagcCCACCCGGGCGTTCCGCGTGATCAACCGCCAGTacctcggcttcgccgacCTGCGCACCACCAACCAGTACTTCCGCCTCAAGGCCGGGTCTCGGTACAGGGTCAGCATGTCGGGCAAGACGACGTCCACCGCCAGCAACACTCTCCCGAACGTCTCCCTCAACGTCAACACCAGAAGCAACTTCGGCATCAACGCCAACTGGTACCCCTTGCAGAACGGGGTCGGGCTGGGCAACGGTTGGTACAGGTTCAGCGGGGAGTTCACCGTCCCGGCACAGTACGAGGGTGACTTTGTTGTCGCCATCGGGTTCACCAGGAGCCAGAACTACGTCGAGCACTTTGTGGacaacatcgccatcgagCAGATCTGA
- a CDS encoding Putative avirulence Effector AvrLm4-7, which translates to MIKSNIIFTISIFSPFLLQGVSSCRQAIATYSKNYECNLSKFESAITQDCKKLAASIGTAGPKFAEPPVVDSVECLECDADGEARKCRCLLTSWRFRDWEAEPAKFQDFEYEYWRVMENGKLDVSCD; encoded by the coding sequence ATGATCAAGTCGAACATCATATTTACCATATCAATTTTCTCTCCGTTCCTTCTTCAGGGAGTCTCGAGCTGTCGACAGGCCATCGCCACGTACTCTAAGAATTATGAGTGCAATCTTAGCAAGTTCGAATCCGCCATTACCCAGGACTGTAAGAAGCTGGCAGCAAGCATCGGAACGGCAGGTCCAAAGTTCGCAGAGCCGCCCGTCGTGGATAGCGTGGAATGTCTCGAATgtgacgccgatggcgaagcGAGAAAGTGCCGTTGCCTTCTCACGTCGTGGCGTTTCCGCGACTGGGAGGCGGAGCCAGCCAAATTTCAGGATTTCGAGTATGAGTACTGGAGAGTCATGGAAAATGGAAAGTTGGATGTGAGCTGTGATTAA
- a CDS encoding Putative peptidase M14, carboxypeptidase A, carboxypeptidase, activation peptide codes for MKSLAILSAIAATASAASVAAAGSAKRVSYDGTKVFRVSVGDEVDRINSVVDKLQLSTWKGAPRAGALADIVVPPTEVAAFEAEIAGMNVTTMHEDLGAAIADESSFSLYAVGSADATWFNSYHAYADHLKFLNDLVASYPNNAAIVTSGKSLQGNTITGIHIHGTASKGVRPAVVFHSTVHAREWISTMANEYIAWNLLSKYSTDAEIRGFVDKYDFYIFPVVNPDGFIYTQTTNRLWRKNRQTTPGSTCIGHDINRNWPFQWSVTGGASTNPCDEDFKGVTQGDAPETAALSAWLARTKAAQGLKLFIDFHAYSQLFMTPYGYSCSAVSAKNTELQSLARGAVAAIKAVHGTSYRYGPICSTIYKATGSSVDYVNDVVKADYTFTQELRDTGNYGFVLPAAQILPTSEETYAGIRYLLQNMK; via the exons ATGAAGtccctcgccatcctctccgccatcgccgccaccgcctcggcggcctccgtcgcggcggcgggcagcgCCAAGCGCGTGAGCTACGACGGCACCAAGGTGTTCCGCGTGTCGGTCggagacgaggtcgaccgGATCAacagcgtcgtcgacaagctgCAGCTGAGCACGTGGAAGGGCGCGCCGAGGGCCGGCGCGCTGGCCGACATCGTGGTGCCGCCGACCGAGGTGGCCgccttcgaggccgagatcgccgGCATGAACGTCACCACCATGcacgaggacctcggcgccgccatcgccgacgagtcgagcttctcgcTCTACGCTG TTGGCTCAGCCGACGCCACATGGTTCAACTCGTACCACGCCTACGCCGACCACCTCAAGTTCCTCAACGACCTGGTGGCGTCGTACCCCAACAACGCGGCCATCGTCACGTCGGGCAAGTCGCTGCAGGGCAACACCATCACGGGCATCCACATCCACGGCACCGCCTCCAAGGGCGTCCGGCCGGCCGTCGTCTTCCACAGCACCGTCCACGCGCGCGAGTGGATCAGCACCATGGCCAACGAGTACATTGCCTGGAACCTGCTGAGCAAGTACtcgaccgacgccgagatccggggcttcgtcgacaagTACGACTTTTACATCTTTCCCGTCGTCAACCCTGACG GCTTCATCTACACGCAGACGACGAACCGTCTGTGGCGCAAGAACCGCCAGACCACCCCCGGCAGCACTTGCATCGGCCACGACATCAACCGCAACTGGCCCTTCCAGTGGtccgtcaccggcggcgcctcgaCGAACCCCTGCGACGAGGACTTCAAGGGCGTCACCCAGGGCGACGCccccgagaccgccgccctctcggcctggctggcccgcaccaaggccgcccaggGCCTCAAGCTCTTCATCGACTTTCACGCCTACTCGCAGCTCTTCATGACCCCCTACGGCTACTCGTGctccgccgtctcggccaaGAACACCGAGCTGCAGAGCctcgcccgcggcgccgtcgccgccatcaaggccgtcCACGGCACCTCGTACCGCTACGGCCCCATCTGCTCCACCATCTACAAGGCCACCGGCAGCAGCGTCGACTATGTcaacgacgtcgtcaaggccgactacaccttcacccaggaGCTCCGCGACACGGGCAACTACGGCTTCGTcctgcccgccgcccagATCCTGCCGACGAGCGAGGAAACGTACGCGGGCATCCGGTATCTGCTGCAGAACATGAAGTAG
- a CDS encoding Putative glycoside hydrolase, family 5, glycoside hydrolase superfamily, translating into MRRLSGLSALLTAPWILSFTSAADLLSRRDLQPLPLSVHDRYIVDSKNATVAMVGVNWAGHERAMIPEGLQYQSVEHIVRRIAETGFNSVRLTFASEMVDDIVERGGDVSLKTTLQNALGPENGTAVMAQIIKNNPAFGEGTRRLEIWDAVAAELARQKLYLHLDNHVSKAGWCCNPYDGNGWFGDTNFNTSNWVRSLSFMAEHGKAANWPSFSSIGLRNELRDPFSGSPPASLENTTWTTWKTRMVQAANAVHAANPDLLIFFSGRIFDFDISAPVQGRFGSEPDFGFALAELPFRHKFVFEQHQYDQGLVDDACANYRDILTAFGSNAMTIADAGSNRAPLVMSEWGHDQADESGMFKDKFRRCLMDFMVDQQMSWMVWVMGGSYYTREGVQDRDEPWGEFECSVVYYSFFFVPKRSATSERETFSDELSDTGLLDHTWSSYRGKDSIKQLQHDMQRTYEAFHQNMPAAAKSPENRPKNAASGVLYHLSSAAVLGTTAAVVLMGVYGL; encoded by the exons ATGCGCCGGCTTTCAGGTTTGTCGGCGCTGCTGACGGCGCCCTGGATCCTCTCCTTCACTTCCGCCGCAGACCTCCTCTCCCGCCGCGATCTCCAACCTTTACCGCTCTCCGTCCACGATCGGTACATCGTCGACTCCAAGAACGCGACCGTCGCCATGGTCGGCGTCAACTGGGCGGGCCACGAGCGCGCCATGATTCCGGAGGGCCTGCAGTACCAGTCCGTCGAGCACATCGTGCGCCGgatcgccgagacgggctTCAACTCGGTCCGCCTGACCTTTGCGAGCGAGATGGTggacgacatcgtcgagcGGGGCGGCGACGTCTCGCTGAAGACGACGCTGCAGAACGCCCTCGGCCCGGAGAACGGCACCGCCGTTATGGCGCAGATCATCAAGAACAACCCGGCCTTTGGCGAGGGCACGAGGCGGCTCGAGATCtgggacgccgtcgccgcggagCTTGCCCGCCAGAAGCTGTACCTCCACCTTGACAACCACGTGTCCAAGGCCGGATGGTGTTGTAACCCCTACGACGGGAACGGTTGGTTCGGTGACACCAACTTTAACACATCCAACTGGGTTCGGAGCTTGTCTTTCATGGCTGAACAC GGCAAAGCCGCCAACTGGCCGTCCTTCTCCAGCATCGGCCTCCGCAACGAGCTGCGCGACCCCTTCTCCGGCTCCCCGCCCGCGAGCCTCGAGAACACGACGTGGACGACGTGGAAGACGCGCATGGTCCaggccgccaacgccgtccacgccgccaacccggacctgctcatcttcttcagcgGCCGCATCTTCGACTTTGACATCTCGGCCCCCGTACAGGGCCGCTTCGGCAGCGAGCCCGACTtcggcttcgccctcgccgagctgcccTTCCGTCACAAGTTCGTCTTCGAGCAGCACCAGTACGAccagggcctcgtcgacgacgcctgCGCCAACTACCGCGACATCCTGACGGCCTTCGGGTCCAACGCCATGACCATCGCCGACGCGGGGTCGAACCGCGCGCCCTTGGTCATGTCGGAATGGGGCCACGACCAGGCCGACGAGAGCGGCATGTTCAAGGACAAGTTCCGCCGGTGCCTGATGGACTTCATGGTCGACCAGCAGATGAGCTGGATGGTCTGGGTCATGGGCGGGAGCTATTACACGCGCGAGGGCGTGCAGGACAGGGACGAGCCTTGGGGTGAGTTTGAATGCAGTGTTGTTTattattcttttttttttgtacCGAAAAGGTCCGCGACGAGCGAGCGAGAGACATTTTCTGATGAGTTGAGTGACACAGGTCTGCTCGACCACACTTGGAGTTCGTACCGCGGTAAAGACTCCATCAAGCAGCTCCAACACGACATGCAGAGGACGTACGAAGCCTTCCACCAGAACATGCCGGCAGCGGCCAAGAGCCCGGAGAACCGGCCAAAGAACGCCGCGTCGGGCGTCTTGTACCACTTGTCATCGGCTGCGGTACTGGGCACAACCGCTGCCGTGGTCTTGATGGGAGTATATGGGCTGTAA
- a CDS encoding Putative metal-dependent hydrolase, composite domain superfamily, amidohydrolase 3 — protein MTASQHIVFRNGKFFRSNKAPPGVRSEANFAESLVVKDGVITYVGEASAAEVRAAIGEGAQVRDVGGRTVLPGLVDGHIHLTQLGQTLQKLKLDDCKSLEDIRRTIRDYAAANPDLKRIFCSGWMHFMTPEGALAELIDDLDPRPILITAKDLHSTWANTAALKELDLDSEPDPPGGEIVRDPKTGKPSGLLSEAASMKFIPLYMARVSTAEDRISAIKTAIDDYSSAGFTGLIDMAMEEEGWAALQEYRQQEKAAGRRFPVRFAAYWMILPRDNDAENIKQVERAAELARAFNLETDPDCRLVGIKLVCDGIIDGCTASLKEPYSHNGDNCDPVWSPEHMGPVVEAATRLGLQVALHAIGDRTVANAIDVLEKHVGPEHRPRIEHLEVTTEADARRLGRLGITASVQPVHSDPAILRAWPKLIGEHRCGRAFAYSEFADGGAPVAIGSDAPTAPHRIMSNLYIATTRRSAREPGLKTVVNPQFALSLCDVVAGATEGAARSCFLEDRVGSLEVGKRADLAVLDIEWEPAKALEATVVETWFDGKLVYPVKE, from the coding sequence ATGACAGCCAGTCAGCACATCGTCTTCCGGAACGGAAAGTTCTTCCGCTCGAATAAGGCGCCACCAGGCGTAAGGTCGGAAGCCAACTTCGCAGAATCCCTggtcgtcaaggacggcgTGATCACGTATGTCGgagaggcctcggccgcggaGGTGAGGGCGGCCATCGGCGAGGGGGCCCAGGTCCGCGACGTCGGCGGACGCACCGTCCTCCCCGGTCTGGTCGACGGGCACATCCACCTGACGCAGCTCGGCCAAACCCTCCAGAAGCTGAAGCTCGACGACTGCAAGAGCCTCGAGGACATCCGGAGGACCATCCGGgactacgccgccgccaacccggaCCTCAAGCGCATCTTCTGCAGCGGCTGGATGCACTTCATGACGCCCGAgggcgccctggccgagctcatcgacgacctggacccGCGGCCCATCCTCATCACGGCCAAGGACCTGCACTCGACGTGGGCGAACACGGCCGCGCTGAAGGAGCTGGACCTCGACAGCGAGCCTGACCCCcccggcggcgagatcgTCCGCGACCCGAAGACGGGCAAGCCGAGCGGCCTGCTGTCCGAGGCGGCCAGCATGAAGTTCATCCCGCTCTACATGGCGAGGGtgtcgacggccgaggaccGCATATCGGCCATCAAGacggccatcgacgactaCAGCAGCGCCGGCTTCACGGGGCTGATCGACATGGcgatggaggaggaagggtgGGCCGCGCTCCAAGAGTACCGGCAGcaggagaaggcggcgggcCGGAGGTTCCCCGTGCGCTTCGCCGCCTACTGGATGATCTTGCCGCGGGAcaacgacgccgagaacATCAAGCAGGTCGAGCGGGCGGCGGAGCTCGCACGGGCGTTCAACCTCGAGACGGACCCGGACTGCCGGCTCGTGGGCATCAAGCTCGTCTGcgacggcatcatcgacggGTGCACGGCCAGCCTGAAGGAGCCGTACAGCCACAACGGCGACAACTGCGACCCCGTGTGGTCGCCGGAGCACATGggccccgtcgtcgaggcggcgacgcggcTGGGGCTCCAGGTGGCCCTCCACGCCATCGGCGACCGCACCGTGgccaacgccatcgacgtcctcgagaaGCACGTCGGCCCGGAGCACCGGCCGCGCATCGAGCACCTCGAGGTCACGACCGAGGCAGACGCGAGGCGGCTCGGACGGCTCGGGATCACGGCGTCGGTGCAGCCGGTGCACTCGGACCCGGCGATCCTCCGGGCGTGGCCGAAGCTCATCGGCGAGCACCGGTGCGGCCGGGCGTTCGCCTACAGCGAGTTCGCGGACGGGGGCGCGCCGGTGGCCATCGGGTCCGACgccccgacggcgccgcACCGCATCATGAGCAACCTGTACATCGCCACGACGCGGCggtcggcgagggagccCGGGCTGAAGACGGTGGTGAACCCGCAGTTCGCGCTGTCGCTGTGCGACGTCGTGGCCGGCGCGACCGAGggcgcggcgaggagctgcttCCTCGAGGACCGCGTGGGTTCGCTCGAGGTCGGGAAGAGGGCCGACCTGGCCGTGTTGGACATCGAGTGGGAGCCGGccaaggcgctcgaggcgaCGGTTGTCGAGACGTGGTTTGACGGGAAGCTGGTCTATCCTGTCaaggagtga